From Phaeocystidibacter marisrubri, the proteins below share one genomic window:
- the gldB gene encoding gliding motility lipoprotein GldB, which produces MKRTFHKSIGFCAPALLFLGACDSNRLDVDVSDISAGVQIEHFADAYYGGDSADFYSKLPSLREMCPEYFVGTDSLIWVDRRFNKSLVQLYNDSKIGIPEAKMERVEAELENGFKHLHYYFPNEGEFTVFTYISNLFFSSPVLVNDSTNTVFIGLDLYLGIDHPAYKPVPEYIARRFNSQYIAPDVFGEIALEKLGESEVDETLIHDMIRMGIARYFQEAMLPTTPPHLFFGYSKDEFDFCTSHEVNIYTYFVENQLLFDSSIDSKRRFMFEAPFSKFYADIDNESPGRVGEWLGWKIVHSYMDAHPNTSLDDLLNMTDYETLFRESRYKPVR; this is translated from the coding sequence GTGAAGAGAACATTCCACAAATCGATAGGGTTCTGCGCACCCGCCCTACTTTTTCTGGGAGCATGCGACAGCAACCGTTTAGACGTAGATGTGAGCGACATTTCTGCAGGGGTTCAGATTGAACATTTTGCGGACGCTTATTATGGAGGAGATAGTGCGGATTTCTACAGCAAACTCCCCTCCCTCCGAGAAATGTGCCCTGAGTATTTTGTGGGCACAGATAGTTTGATTTGGGTTGATCGCCGATTCAACAAGAGTTTAGTCCAATTGTACAACGACTCTAAGATTGGAATCCCCGAAGCGAAGATGGAGCGTGTTGAAGCTGAACTAGAAAACGGTTTCAAACACCTGCACTACTATTTCCCGAATGAAGGAGAATTCACCGTATTCACATATATCAGCAACTTATTCTTTTCTTCTCCAGTTCTGGTTAATGACAGTACGAATACAGTGTTTATTGGGCTTGATCTCTACCTGGGAATTGACCATCCAGCCTATAAACCCGTTCCAGAATACATTGCGAGACGATTCAATTCACAATACATTGCACCAGATGTGTTTGGCGAAATTGCCCTAGAGAAACTAGGAGAAAGTGAAGTAGACGAAACCCTCATTCACGACATGATCCGAATGGGAATTGCTCGCTACTTTCAAGAGGCCATGCTTCCCACTACGCCACCCCATCTGTTCTTCGGGTATTCCAAAGACGAATTCGACTTCTGCACAAGCCACGAAGTTAACATCTACACCTACTTCGTAGAAAATCAACTTCTGTTTGACAGCAGCATCGACTCCAAACGTCGCTTTATGTTCGAAGCGCCGTTTAGCAAGTTTTACGCCGACATCGACAACGAAAGTCCAGGTAGAGTTGGCGAATGGTTAGGTTGGAAAATTGTACACTCCTACATGGACGCCCATCCAAACACTTCCTTGGATGACCTGTTAAATATGACCGATTACGAAACTCTTTTTCGCGAGTCTCGTTATAAACCCGTTCGATAA
- the nadE gene encoding NAD(+) synthase, whose product MNTEKVIDHIVNWLKSYVEQSGTTGFVVGVSGGIDSAVTSTLCSLTGLPTLCVEMPIHQAQSQVTRAQEHIAQLKSRFPNVSEERLDLTQIFDDFVDALPEVEDEARHHHSLVNTRARLRMTTLYYYAGLRNAVVAGTGNKVEDFGVGFYTKYGDGGVDVSPIADLVKTEVYELAKALGVPEAIQVAPPTDGLWGDDRTDEDQIGASYPELEWAMKMDEAGKLASDFFGREKEVFEIYIRLNRANRHKMVPIPVCEIPDVLR is encoded by the coding sequence ATGAATACAGAAAAAGTCATCGATCACATTGTTAATTGGTTAAAGTCCTACGTTGAGCAATCCGGAACCACGGGATTTGTGGTAGGAGTAAGCGGCGGCATCGACTCCGCCGTGACTTCAACGCTGTGTTCCCTCACTGGATTGCCTACGCTTTGTGTTGAAATGCCGATTCATCAAGCCCAATCTCAGGTAACTCGTGCTCAAGAGCACATTGCACAGTTGAAATCACGCTTTCCCAATGTGAGTGAAGAACGACTGGATCTGACCCAGATTTTTGACGATTTTGTGGATGCCTTGCCGGAAGTGGAGGATGAGGCTCGACACCATCACAGTTTGGTGAATACACGTGCGAGATTGCGTATGACCACCTTATATTACTATGCGGGATTGCGAAATGCCGTGGTGGCTGGCACTGGAAACAAGGTGGAGGATTTCGGCGTGGGCTTTTACACCAAGTACGGAGATGGCGGGGTAGATGTTTCGCCTATTGCCGACTTAGTGAAAACGGAAGTGTACGAATTGGCAAAAGCGCTGGGTGTTCCGGAGGCTATTCAAGTGGCTCCTCCAACCGATGGTTTGTGGGGAGACGACCGGACGGATGAAGACCAAATTGGAGCTTCTTACCCTGAGCTAGAGTGGGCTATGAAGATGGATGAAGCAGGTAAGTTAGCTTCAGATTTCTTCGGAAGAGAGAAAGAGGTGTTTGAAATCTACATTCGTCTCAACCGAGCCAATCGTCACAAGATGGTACCCATTCCAGTTTGCGAAATCCCCGACGTGCTTCGCTAA
- a CDS encoding response regulator transcription factor: protein MIHVGIADDHAVIRRGIQLFISQESEMTLVMEAMDGEDLQAKLAEKDLDILLLDIDMPRMNGITAIRDIKENHPELRVIILSMHPEEIYGVTARKMGASGYVSKDVDPSEVIKAIKLVMRGDEYFNENLYRKNRRGEVSAMKLSKRESEVLKLLSNGLTNKEISNQLDISEKTVSTYKIRLMNKLGAKSVVDLVNFGHRFMEMEE, encoded by the coding sequence ATGATCCACGTAGGAATTGCAGATGACCATGCTGTTATCCGTAGAGGGATACAGCTTTTCATTTCACAAGAGTCGGAAATGACCTTGGTGATGGAAGCTATGGATGGAGAGGATCTTCAGGCGAAATTGGCCGAGAAGGATTTGGATATTTTACTACTTGATATCGACATGCCACGCATGAACGGCATCACCGCTATTCGCGATATCAAAGAGAATCATCCAGAACTTAGAGTTATCATATTAAGTATGCATCCCGAAGAAATTTACGGCGTAACTGCCCGTAAAATGGGGGCTTCAGGATATGTGTCTAAGGATGTAGATCCTTCGGAAGTTATAAAGGCTATCAAACTTGTGATGCGAGGAGATGAGTATTTTAACGAGAATCTCTATCGTAAAAATAGACGAGGTGAAGTGAGTGCCATGAAGCTTTCCAAGCGTGAAAGTGAAGTGCTTAAGCTGCTGAGTAATGGACTCACAAATAAGGAGATTTCCAACCAATTGGACATTTCTGAGAAGACGGTGAGTACTTATAAGATTCGTCTAATGAACAAGCTCGGTGCTAAAAGTGTGGTGGACTTGGTGAACTTCGGACACCGCTTTATGGAGATGGAAGAATAG
- a CDS encoding sensor histidine kinase — MVIFEAICLVIASISLIGFIWTLTRLSKSARVVERLEQELEELSKERDDLDSHVADLRAAENLLRTTNYTRAKIMSIISHNVKGPLKYLHYVSNFLDQNWDNLTNEELKKSSLAIMDTSHSLYDLVDNVLKWSKQQNAEIQFNPERFSARELIDEEIKIQSPLFAPKNLDVKNLIDDSFELIADKHLLRLMLQNIFSNAIKFSTEGGTIRIKTKRNGDSASILIEDEGVGMSKREIERIFDINDHYTRPGTNNEKGNGIGLLIIQDLISLHGGSIHFRSRPEKGTTVELSFPLQEETANVA; from the coding sequence ATGGTTATTTTTGAGGCAATTTGTTTAGTCATTGCATCCATCTCCCTTATTGGATTTATCTGGACACTGACCCGGTTATCTAAGAGTGCGAGAGTGGTGGAACGACTAGAACAGGAGCTCGAGGAATTGAGCAAGGAGAGGGACGACCTGGATTCGCATGTTGCGGATTTACGAGCTGCAGAAAACTTACTTAGGACCACAAATTACACTCGTGCAAAGATCATGTCGATCATCTCGCACAATGTGAAGGGACCCCTAAAGTATTTACATTATGTTTCCAACTTCCTAGACCAAAACTGGGACAACCTTACCAATGAAGAACTGAAGAAGTCATCTTTGGCCATCATGGACACTTCGCATTCGCTGTATGACCTCGTGGACAATGTCCTCAAATGGTCGAAGCAACAGAATGCTGAAATTCAATTTAATCCAGAGCGTTTCTCAGCGAGGGAACTCATCGATGAAGAGATTAAAATTCAATCTCCACTTTTCGCCCCTAAAAATCTGGATGTAAAGAATTTAATTGACGACAGCTTTGAGCTTATTGCCGATAAACACTTGCTCCGATTGATGTTGCAAAACATCTTTAGCAATGCGATCAAATTCTCCACTGAAGGCGGAACCATTCGTATTAAAACGAAGAGAAATGGCGATAGCGCAAGCATCTTAATTGAAGATGAAGGCGTTGGGATGAGTAAGCGTGAAATCGAGCGAATCTTCGACATCAACGATCACTACACTCGCCCTGGCACCAATAATGAAAAGGGAAATGGAATTGGTCTATTGATTATTCAAGACCTCATCTCACTTCACGGTGGTAGCATTCACTTTAGAAGTCGGCCAGAGAAGGGAACAACTGTAGAATTGTCCTTCCCTCTGCAAGAAGAAACGGCTAACGTAGCTTAG